From the genome of Candidatus Hydrogenedentota bacterium, one region includes:
- a CDS encoding ABC transporter permease: MRKALGLAALLATLVVLTSAWEYFRDGTLSLLSAENIRNQLTWVGLFGILSLGQSLVIITGGIDLSVGSVVALVGCSLAMLLDSGKGMDPALAIPIVLGLSVLIGVWHGFLVSKVRLQPFIVTLCGLFLYRGAARFMTGDRSQGFGGAYAGLRELGKGFVFENIPIPFLFLIGLAILVGAFLHLSPQGRHLFALGANEESARFSGVNTDRLKMAAYVLCSLLSGWAAILLAFKVPSIGSSDFGNFYELYAIAGAVLGGCSLRGGSGHILGIAIGASLIVLLRNIVVILGIPSQMEYVVIGSAILIGVGLDEVFSRKRQIRTRTS; encoded by the coding sequence GTGAGAAAAGCACTCGGTCTTGCGGCACTGCTGGCGACTCTTGTTGTATTGACCTCCGCTTGGGAGTACTTTCGCGACGGAACACTGAGTCTATTGAGCGCGGAGAATATCCGTAATCAACTTACGTGGGTTGGCCTGTTCGGAATTCTCAGCCTCGGGCAGTCGCTTGTCATTATTACCGGCGGCATCGATCTGTCCGTCGGTAGCGTTGTTGCCCTGGTAGGCTGCTCCCTCGCCATGCTGCTCGACAGCGGTAAAGGCATGGACCCTGCCCTCGCCATTCCCATCGTCCTGGGATTGTCGGTCCTTATCGGAGTCTGGCACGGTTTTCTCGTTTCCAAAGTCCGCCTGCAACCATTCATTGTGACTCTCTGCGGTCTGTTCCTGTATCGCGGAGCCGCCCGTTTCATGACCGGCGACCGCAGCCAAGGCTTTGGCGGGGCCTATGCGGGCTTACGCGAGCTAGGAAAAGGGTTCGTCTTTGAAAACATCCCCATTCCTTTCCTGTTTCTCATAGGCTTGGCCATCCTTGTTGGGGCCTTTCTCCACCTTTCACCGCAAGGACGACACTTGTTCGCCCTGGGGGCAAACGAAGAGAGTGCCCGCTTCAGCGGCGTGAATACGGACCGCCTTAAGATGGCGGCTTACGTCCTCTGCAGCCTGCTCTCGGGTTGGGCCGCGATCCTGCTGGCGTTCAAGGTGCCTTCCATCGGTTCCAGCGACTTTGGCAATTTTTACGAACTGTACGCGATAGCGGGCGCGGTCCTCGGCGGATGCAGCCTGCGAGGCGGCTCGGGACATATCCTCGGAATCGCCATCGGCGCGTCCCTGATCGTCCTGCTGCGGAATATCGTCGTTATCTTGGGCATTCCAAGCCAAATGGAGTATGTTGTTATCGGCAGCGCAATCTTGATCGGCGTCGGTCTCGATGAGGTGTTTTCCCGAAAAAGGCAAATCCGAACGCGCACGAGCTAA
- a CDS encoding DUF1080 domain-containing protein — MLVGLMVMVGLVLGFAPGAQAADANTFLGHWALVIPGGGAGWLGITNEQGFLDGSILWGGGSVVPVDSVFMDGDSLVVTRVSDVERKDAAGKVIDTQRFTDMIRATVSGDDMKLELFEPDRGGNGIKKSEFTGKRIPPVPAAPDVSKVKFGKPIKLFNGKNLKGWTLTSEGQINGWRAEDGLLVNDAKQEEGKPHKPYGNLRTEKEFEDFNLKLEVNVPAGGNSGIYLRGIYEVQVADTFGKPLDPHNMGGIYSRITPSEAAEKPAGEWQTYDITLCDRHVTVILNGKTIIDNQPLLGCTGGALTSDEFKPGPIYLQGDHTSMSYRNIVLTPIVK; from the coding sequence ATGCTTGTAGGATTAATGGTGATGGTTGGGTTGGTGTTGGGATTTGCGCCGGGAGCGCAGGCGGCGGACGCCAATACCTTCCTGGGGCACTGGGCGCTCGTGATACCCGGCGGCGGAGCCGGCTGGTTGGGAATCACGAACGAGCAGGGGTTTCTGGATGGAAGCATCTTATGGGGCGGCGGCAGTGTTGTGCCGGTAGACAGCGTGTTCATGGACGGTGACTCGCTGGTAGTGACTCGAGTCAGCGACGTGGAACGCAAGGACGCGGCCGGTAAGGTCATCGATACGCAGCGTTTCACCGATATGATCCGCGCGACCGTATCCGGTGACGACATGAAGCTGGAGTTATTTGAGCCGGATCGCGGCGGAAACGGCATCAAGAAGAGCGAATTCACCGGTAAGCGAATTCCGCCTGTGCCTGCCGCGCCGGACGTGTCCAAGGTGAAGTTCGGGAAGCCGATCAAGCTGTTTAACGGGAAGAACTTGAAGGGTTGGACGCTCACATCCGAAGGACAGATCAATGGGTGGCGCGCGGAAGACGGCCTGCTCGTCAACGACGCCAAACAGGAAGAGGGCAAGCCCCACAAGCCGTACGGCAATCTTCGAACGGAAAAGGAGTTCGAAGACTTCAATCTGAAGTTGGAAGTGAACGTGCCAGCAGGCGGCAACAGCGGTATCTACTTGCGCGGCATCTACGAAGTCCAGGTTGCGGATACGTTTGGCAAGCCGCTGGACCCGCACAACATGGGCGGGATCTACAGCCGGATTACTCCGTCCGAAGCCGCCGAGAAGCCTGCCGGCGAGTGGCAGACGTACGACATCACCCTGTGCGACCGGCACGTGACGGTTATCCTGAATGGTAAGACAATCATCGACAACCAGCCGTTGCTGGGATGCACCGGTGGCGCGTTGACGTCGGACGAGTTCAAGCCGGGTCCGATCTACCTTCAAGGCGACCACACATCGATGAGCTATCGCAACATCGTATTGACTCCAATTGTTAAGTAG
- a CDS encoding sugar-binding protein has translation MVIFAAVCSLIVAACSPSAPAPQTPEAPGQPQSASAPAAPPAPPAAPEKVKVAFVTNNASDFWKIAEAGTKKAAEELGCEVLFRIPATGSAQEQQQIMEDLIVKGVSGIAISPNDPANWTDTLNEFASKVNLITQDSDAPQSNRACYIGTNNYDAGVAAGELLKKVLPNGGKIMMFVGKLDAQNAQDRKRGIEDTIKDTGITVIDTLTDETDRAKAMSNAQDTIVKYPDVACLVGLWSYNGPALLNAVRDSGKEGQVKIVCFDEEEATLLGVSQKAIEGTIVQQPFEFGYQSVKLMNQLAKGDRSGIPESKQIFVPVKTITAENVEEFRATLSQQIGR, from the coding sequence ATGGTCATCTTTGCTGCCGTGTGCTCGCTGATTGTTGCCGCGTGCAGCCCATCCGCGCCCGCGCCGCAGACTCCCGAAGCGCCTGGGCAGCCGCAGTCGGCGTCGGCCCCGGCAGCCCCTCCTGCTCCGCCTGCTGCACCTGAAAAGGTCAAAGTCGCGTTCGTGACCAACAACGCTTCCGACTTCTGGAAAATTGCCGAAGCCGGCACCAAGAAGGCCGCCGAAGAGCTTGGTTGCGAGGTCCTCTTCCGCATACCCGCGACCGGTAGCGCGCAGGAACAGCAGCAGATTATGGAAGACCTCATTGTAAAGGGAGTCTCGGGCATCGCGATCAGCCCCAACGATCCCGCGAATTGGACAGATACCCTTAATGAGTTCGCGTCGAAGGTGAACCTGATTACGCAAGATTCTGACGCGCCCCAAAGCAATCGTGCCTGCTACATCGGCACCAACAACTACGATGCGGGCGTCGCGGCGGGTGAACTCCTCAAGAAAGTCCTTCCGAATGGCGGCAAGATCATGATGTTTGTCGGCAAGCTCGACGCGCAGAACGCCCAGGATCGCAAACGCGGTATCGAGGACACCATCAAAGACACCGGCATCACGGTTATCGACACACTCACCGACGAAACGGATCGGGCCAAGGCCATGTCCAACGCGCAGGATACGATTGTGAAATACCCCGACGTTGCGTGTCTCGTCGGCCTTTGGAGCTATAACGGACCTGCACTGCTGAACGCCGTTCGCGATTCTGGCAAGGAAGGTCAGGTCAAGATTGTGTGCTTCGATGAGGAAGAAGCGACCTTGCTCGGTGTGTCGCAGAAGGCCATCGAGGGCACGATTGTGCAGCAGCCTTTCGAGTTCGGTTACCAGAGCGTGAAGCTGATGAACCAGTTGGCCAAGGGCGACCGCTCCGGCATCCCCGAGAGCAAGCAGATTTTCGTGCCGGTGAAGACCATCACGGCGGAGAATGTGGAGGAATTCCGCGCCACGCTCAGCCAGCAGATTGGCCGATAA